CGTGGTACTGCGCCCCGACCTGCCGCAACGGCAGATACGCCTCCGGCGCCAGAATCAGAATGACCAGGCCGATGTACAGGTCCATCTCGCCATGCACCAGCCGCATGCCGATCGTCACGGCGACCAGCGCCACCGAGATCGTCGCGAGCAGCTCCAGCGCGAAGGAAGAGATGAAGGCGATCCGCAGCGTCCGCATGGTCGCCTGCCGGTACTCGCCGGTGATCCGCCGGATCGACTCGGCCTGCGCCTTGGCCCGCCCGAAGACCTTCAGCGTCGGCAGCCCCGCGACGACGTCCAGGAAGTGACCGGACAGCCGTGACAGCAGCTGCCACTGACGGTCCATCCGGGACTGGGTGGCCCAGCCGATCAGCACCATGAAGACCGGGATGAGCGGCAAGGTGCCCACGATGATGGCCGCGGAGACCCAGTCCTCGGTGACGATCCGCGCCAGCACCGCCACCGGCACGACCACCGCGAGACCCAACTGCGGCAGATACCGCGAGAAGTAGTCGTCGAGGGCGTCGACACCCCGGGTGGCCAGGGCGACCAGCGAACCGGTCCGCTGCCCGCTCAGCCAGCCCGGCCCCAGCTGAGCGGAACGCTCCAGCAACCGCCGCCGCAGCTCGGACTTCACCGCCGCGCTCGCCCGGTGCGCGGCGAGCTCGGTGAGCCAGCCGACCAGCGCCCGGCCGACCGCGACGGCCGCCAAGAGCAGCAGGGGAGTGCCGAGTTCGGACACCGCCATGCGGTGCTGGAACGCGCCGACCACCACCTCGGCGATGAGCATCGCCTGGGCGATGACCAGCCCCGCCCCGATCGCCCCCAGGGCGATGACCGCCACCAGGAAGACCCGGGTGGCACGGGCGTACCGGAGCAGACGCGGATCGATTGGTTTCACGTGAAACACACCTCAGTGCACGGTCTCGGCGATGTGCTGCGTACCGATCCGCTTGCGGAACACCCAGTACGTCCAGCCCTGGTAGAGCAGGACGACCGGGGTGGCGATCCCGGCACACCACGTCATGATCTTCAGTGTGTACGGGCTGGACGAGGCGTTGGTGACCGTCAGGCTCCAGTCCGGGTTCAGCGTCGACGGCATGACGTTCGGGAACAGCGTCAGGAAGAGCATCGCCACCGTGGCCACGATGGTGAGCCCCGACAGGGCGAATGCCCAGCCCTCACGCCCCGCCCGCGCCGCGACCATGGCCACGGCGAGCGACGCCACGGCCGCGGCCAGTGCGACGAGCGACGCCCCATCACCTCGGTCGGACTGCGTCCACAGCAGGAAGGAGAGGGCCAGCAGGGCGGTCACCAGCCCGACGCGCAGCGCCAGCTTCCGCGCCCGCTCCCGGATCTCCCCGACCGTCTTGAGCCCGACGAACACCGTCCCGTGGAAGGTGAACAGCGCCAGCGTGACCAGACCGCCCAGGAGCGCGTACGGGTTGAGCAGGTCCAGAACACCACCGGCGTAGTTGAAGTCCTGGTCGATCTTCACGCCCCGCACGATGTTGCCGAAGGCCACACCCCACAGGAAGGCCGGGATCAGCGAGGTCCAGAAGATCGCCGTCTCCCAGTTGCGCTGCCAGTTCTCCTCGGGCCGCTTGGCGCGGTACTCGAAGGCCACACCCCGGACGATGAGGCAGACCAGGATGAGCAGCAGGGGCAGGTAGAAGCCGGAGAAGAGCGTGGCGTACCACTCGGGGAAGGCGGCGAAGGTGGCACCGCCCGCCGACAGCAACCACACCTCGTTGCCGTCCCAGACGGGACCGATGGTGTTGATCAGCACCCGCTTCTCGGGCCGGTTGCGCGCCAGCAGCTTCGTGAGCACACCGACCCCGAAGTCGAAACCCTCCAGGAAGAAGTAGCCGGTCCACAGGACGGCGATCAGAACGAACCAGACGTCGTGCAGTTCCATGACTGTGCAGCTCCCTCGGCCTAGTACGAGAAGGCCATCGGCTTGTCGGCGTCACGGGAGTCGCCGCCGATCTTCGTGGGCGGGTTGAGGTCGGCCTCGGTGAGCTCCGGCGGGCCCGCCTTGACGTACTTGACCAGCAGCTTGACCTCGACGACAGCGAGGATCGCGTACAGCGTGGTGAAGACGATCATCGAGGTGATGACCTCGGCCTGGGAGACACCGGGGGAGACCGCGTGCCGGGTCTGGAGCACGCCGTAGACGACCCACGGCTGGCGGCCCATCTCGGTGAAGATCCAGCCCCAGGAGCTGGCGATCAGCGGGAAGCCCAGGGTGAGGATCGCGATGCGCCAGTACCACTTGGTGAGGGTCGGACCGAGGGCCTTCTTCGGCAGGAGCACGAGATGCGGCACCTCGTCCTCGCCCACCCGCAGATGCTGCGGCAGCATGAACTTCTTGCGGGTCAGCCACAACCCGGCCAGGCCGATGGCGAACGACGTCATGCCGAAGCCGATCATCCACCGGAAGCCCCAGTAGGCGACGGGGATGTTGGGCCGGTAGTCGCCGGGTCCGTACTTCTCCTGCTCGGCCTTGTTGACGTCGTTGATGCCGGGCACGTACGAGGTGAAGTCGTCCTTGGCGAGGAAGGACAGCAGGCCGGGGATCTCGATGGCGACCTCGTTGTGCCCCTTGTCCACGTCACCGATGGCGAAGACCGAGAAGGGCGCCGGCTTCTCGCCGTCCCACAGCGCCTCGGCCGCGGCCATCTTCATCGGCTGCTGCTGGTACATGATCTTGCCGAGGACGTCGCCGCTGACCGCGGTGAGGAGACCGCCGACGACGACGGTGACGAGGCCCAGCCGCAGCGAGGTCTTCATCACGGGGATGTGCTTCCTGCGGACCAGGTGGAAGGCGGCGATGCCGACCATGAAGGCGCCACCGGTCAGGAAGGCCGCGGTGAGCGTGTGGAAGACCTGGGCGAGCGCGGTGTTCTGGGTCAGCACCAGCCAGAAGTCGGTGAGCTCGGCCCGCCCCTTGGCCTCGTTGATCCGGTAGCCGACCGGGTGCTGCATCCAGGAGTTGGCCGCGAGGATGAAGTACGCCGACAGGATCGTGCCGATCGAGACCATCCATATGCAGGCCAGGTGGATCTTCTTGGGCAGCTTGTCCCAGCCGAAGATCCACAAGCCGATGAAGGTCGACTCGAAGAAGAAGGCGATCAGGGCCTCGAAGGCGAGCGGCGCGCCGAAGACGTCACCGACGAAACGCGAGTAGTCGGACCAGTTCATGCCGAACTGGAACTCCTGCACGATGCCGGTGACCACACCCATCGCGATGTTGATCAGGAAGAGCTTGCCCCAGAACTTCGTCGCCCGGAGGTACTTCTCCTTCTCCGTCCGCACCCAGGCGGTCTGCAGTCCGGCCGTCAGGGCGGCCAGCGAGATCGTCAGGGGGACGAACAGAAAGTGGTAGACGGTGGTGATGCCGAACTGCCATCGCGCCAGGGTCTCCGGCGCCAAAGCCAGGTCCACGTCGCCGCTCCTTACATACGCTTGTGAAAGCGTTCACATTCACAAGCCATTATGCAGCACGGACTTTCGAGCCATTGAGGGGGTCCCCGTCGCGGTCAACCCCTTGGCGCGGACTTCAACATATTGTTGAATCTGCGGCATGCAGACACGGACACCGCTCCGGCTACGGATCTCCTGGCCCGCAGGTCATCTCACCGCGACCCTCGACGACACCCCGACCACCCATGCCCTCGCCAAGGCGCTGCCCTTCGTCTCGACCGCCCGCACCTGGGGCGAGGAGGTGTACTTCGACACAGGAGTGTCCGTTTCACGTGAAACGGACGCCCGGGAGGTTGTCGAGCCGGGCACGGTCGCCTTCTGGACCGACGGCGACGCCCTCGCCCTCCCCTACGGGCCCACGCCGATCTCACGAGGCAACGAGTGCCGGCTCGCCAGCCCGTGCAACGTCCTGGGCCGCATCGACGGCGACCCAGGAGTGCTCGCGACGGTGCGGGACGGCGACCCTGTGCGTGCGGAACTCGTCGACGCCTGACCCGGCTCGCGGAGCCCTACAGCTCCTTGCGAAACCCTTCCGCCACCTTCAGGAAGATGTCGTTCGCCTCGGTCTCCCCGACCGTCACCCGCACACCCTCACCCGGGAACGGCCGGATCACCACGCCCGCCTGCTCGCATGCCTGAGCGAACGGGACCGTGCGCTCCCCGAGTCGCAGCCACACGAAGTTGGCCTGGGTCTCGGGCACCGTCCAGCCCTGGGCGCGCAGCCCGTCGACCACGCGCGTGCGCTCACACACCAGCGACCCGACCCGGCCGAGCAGTTCGTCCTCGGCACGCAGCGAGGCGATCGCCGCCTCCTGCGCGAGCTGGCTCACCCCGAACGGGACCGCCGTCTTGCGCAGCGCGGCGGCCACCGGCTCATGGGCGATGGCGAACCCGACGCGCAGACCGGCGAGGCCGTAGGCCTTGGAGAAGGTCCGCAGGACGCAGACGTTGGGCCGGTCGCGGTAGAGCTCGACACCATCCGGCACCTGGGGATCGCGGATGAACTCGCGGTAGGCCTCGTCGAGCACCACCAGCACATCACCGGGCACGCGGTCGAGGAAGCGCTCGAGCTCCGCCCGCCGCACGACCGTGCCCGTCGGGTTGTTGGGGTTGCAGACGAAGATCAGCCGGGTCCGGTCGGTGATCGCGTCGGCCATCGCGTCGAGGTCGTGCACATCACCGGACGTCAGCGGCACCTGCACCGATGTAGCGCCGCTGATCTGCGTGATGATCGGGTACGCCTCGAAGGACCGCCAGGCGTAGATGACCTCGTCGCCGGGCCCGGAGGTGGCCTGGATCAGCTGCTGGGCGACACCGACTGACCCGGTGCCGGTGGCCAGGTGGGAGAGGGGCACGCCGAACCGCTCGGACAGCTCGTTCATCAGCGCCGTACAAGCCATGTCCGGGTAGCGGTTGAAGTTGCAGGCCGCCGCCGTCACCATCTCCATCACACCCGGCAGCGGCGGGTAGGGGTTCTCGTTGGAGGACAGCTTGTAGGCCACCGGCCCGCCCGCGGCGGCCGGCTTGCCCGGCTTGTAGGTGGGGATCCCCTCCAGCTCGGCGCGCAGCTTGGGGCTCGTCTCACTCACCGCAGTCCTCCTCGCGAAGACCGGCGGCCCATGACCGCCGCCGACATCCAATGCTCCTCACCTTATGAGGATTCGGCGCCGCTGCGTATAGCCACGACGGAGCGACGAACGCCGGCCTCGTGGGCCCCACCGGCATCAAGGGCATCGCCCCACGAAGGCGTACGAATCCGGGGGCGCGCCGCACATATATCTACGCGCCGGTGGTGCACGCCGTAGCGCGCATCCCCCGTGCAGGTGAGTTGAGACCTCTTCGCAACATCGACCACTAGGCAGGCCCGTGCGGGCCGACACGTCACGTACTGGCATAGGAGCGCTCAACGCCCTTGTTTTCCAAAGCAATTGACGTTAAATGATCATGCAGAAACGTGCCTGTCAACGCGCGCATATGCGTCCGCACTACCCCACCGCATGAGCCCTACTATCGGCTCGCCATGACAGCAGCAGGGAAGCACCAGGTGAGCCGCGCGGAAACCTCACGTCGAGGCAGTCGGCCGGGTCGGGCGGGTATCAGAGACGTGGCCGCCGCCGCCGGAGTCTCCATCACGACCGTCTCCGACGCCCTCAACGGCAAGGGCCGGCTCCCGGACGCCACCCGGCGCCATGTCCGCGAGGTCGCCGACCGGCTGGGCTACCGCCCCTCGGCCGCCGCCCGGACCCTCCGTACCGGCAAGTCGGGACTCATCGGCCTGACCGTGACGACGTACGGGGATGAACCTTTCACCTTCACCGAGTTCGCCTACTTCGCCGAGATGGCGCGAGCCGCCACCTCCGCCGCGCTCGCCCGCGGCTACGCCCTCGTCATCCTGCCGGCGACCTCGCGCCACGACGTGTGGTCGAACGTCGCCCTGGACGGCACGGTCGTCATCGACCCCTCCGACCAGGACTCGGTGGTCAGCGAACTCGTCCGGCAGGGTCTGCCGGTCGTCTCCGACGGACGCCCGGCCGGCTCGCTGCCGGTCACGGCCTGGGTCGACAACGACCACGAGGCCGCCGTCCTCGGCATCCTCGACCATCTGGCCGACGCCGGCGCCCGCCGCATCGGCCTGCTGACCGGCACGACGACCGACACGTACACCCACCTGTCGACCACCGCGTACCTGCGCTGGTGCGAGCGCGTCGGCCAGGATCCGGTGTACGAGGCCTACCCGGCGCACGATCCGTGCGCGGGCGCCGTCGCTGCCGACCGGCTCCTGGCCCGCCCCGACCGGCCCGACGCGGTCTACGGGCTGTTCGACCCGAACGGCACCGACCTGCTCGCCGCCGCCCGCCGCTACGGCCTGCGCGTCCCGGACGACCTGCTGCTGGTCTGTTGCAGCGAATCCACCGTGTACGCCAACACCGAGCCGCCCATCACCACGCTCTCCCTGAAACCGCGCCGCATCGGCACGGCGGTCGTGCAGCTCCTCATCGACGCCATCGAGGGAGCGGACTCGGACCGTCCGGTGGAGCAGGTGATACCGACGGAGCTGATCGTGCGCACGTCGTCCCAGCGGCGCCCGCCGCGCACGACGGTCAGCCCGCCGCGGTCCCCCGAGGGGACGTAGCCCGTACACCCGGGTAAAGGGAAGTTCGCACTCCTGGGGAGAAACAGGGCCGGTCCCCCGGAGAGAAGGGATCGTTCTCGCGAAGAGAAGGAAAGCGAGGACGGTCACACGGTGGTCAAAGCCCGGCCCAATCGGGGCGAAAGCCGCGGTGAACTGGACTCTTGCTCTGATTCACCACCCCTGGGTCATCACATGGCGCGATCCGCATTCCTATGATGGGCCCACGACACCGACGGGCCGCTACGACCAGGCAGTCCGATGCGGTGCAGATGCGCGCGATGGTGGAGGGGTCGATGACTCAGGGGGCCGGTCAGGGACCCGAGGTGGAGCGGACGGCGACGTTGCGCGACTTCCGGGTGCCCGCGTACGTCCACGAGGCCGGTCCGTACGTCGACAGCGCCCACTCCGGCGAGGTGGCCCCGCCGACCGAGGAGACCTACCCCGAGGGGTACACGCCGACCGAGCGCGATCTTCCCGTGATCCACCGGGGCGACACCGTCCAGGTGACCGTCGACCCCGAGGCCGTCGCAGCCCCGCAGGCCGACACCGGGCAGGGCCCGCTGTACGTGGTGGGTGACGTGCACGGCTACCTCGACGAGCTGGTGGCGGCCCTCCAGGACAAGGGCCTCCTCGATGCCGCCGGTCACTGGTGCGCGGGCACCGCCCGGCTGTGGTTCCTCGGCGACTTCACCGACCGCGGACCGGACGGCATCGGCGTGATCGACCTGGTGATGCGGCTGTCCGCCGAGGCCGCCGCGGCCGGCGGTTACTGCAAGGCGCTCATGGGCAACCACGAGCTGCTGCTGCTCGGCGCCAAGCGGTTCGGCGACACCCCCGTCAACTCCGGCGCGGGCACCGCCACTTTCCAGGCGGCTTGGCTGCTCAACGGCGGCCAGAAGACCGACATGGACCGCCTCCAGGACCACCACCTGCAGTGGATGGCCCGCCTGGACGCCGTCGAGGAGGTCGACGGCCACCTGCTCGTCCACTCCGACACCACCGCCTACCTCGACTACGGCCGCTCCATCGAAGAGGTCAACGACACCGTCCGCGAGACGCTCACGCGCAACGACGCGGACGAGGTCTGGGACCTGTTCCGCAAGTTCACCAAGCGGTTCTCCTTCCGCGACGAGGGCGGCGCGGACGCCGTGCGCTCCCTGCTCGATACGTACGGGGGCACCCGCATCGTTCACGGACACAGCCCGATTCCGTATCTGCTGGGGGAAGTCGGTTCCGAGGAGGACGAGGACAGCACCGACCCCGTGGTCGAGGGACCGCACGTCTACGCCGACGGACTCGCCATCGCCATGGACGGCGGCGTGACCATGGCCGGAAAGCTGCTGGTCCAGCAACTGCCGCTGGGTACGTGAGCGTTCACCGGGCAGGCGTTTCCCGTCACAGGACCGGACCGGTGAGGGGTCAATTTCGGTAAACCCCCTGTCACGGCCCACCTTCACGGCTCTACCATCGGCTTATCCGTAGCAGGCTCCCCTCCGTTTCTGCCCGACGGCTCGTCAGCATGCCGAGCCCCAAGCCCTACGGAGCATCGGGGGATGCACATGAACAGCGTTCCGCAGCACCTGCTGAGCGAGGACCGCCAGGAATACGAGCGGATCCTCGATGAGGCGCTGCGCTCCGCCCCACACCGTCCGGAGCTGGCCGCTGTCGGACAGCGGCTCAACCCCGAACAACTGCGCACCATGGCGCTGAACGCCACCGCGCTCATCACGGCGGCCGCGTCGACCGAGTACCAGCACTACGTCAAGGCCCGTGAGGAACTGCGCCATCCGGCGCCGTCCAGCCAACCGGCCGTGCGTGAATCCGGCTCCTCCGAGCCGGACACGGGCGCGGCGGGCCTCGCCGCCACCATGGGGGAGGTCGCCGAGACCGCCGGCGCGGGCGCCATCGCCGTCGTCGCCGTCCTCGCCCCCGTCCTCGCCGGAACCGCCGCGGCGATCTTCCTGCTCGTCGGCTACATCCTCCAGATGCTCAACCCCGAGCAGACGTTCGCCCGAACCATGCTCACCACGGGCTGGGTGTTCGGCGCCGTGACCGCGGTCGCGATTCTCGTCGCCGCGGTGGGAC
The genomic region above belongs to Streptomyces coeruleorubidus and contains:
- the hisC gene encoding histidinol-phosphate transaminase, with amino-acid sequence MSETSPKLRAELEGIPTYKPGKPAAAGGPVAYKLSSNENPYPPLPGVMEMVTAAACNFNRYPDMACTALMNELSERFGVPLSHLATGTGSVGVAQQLIQATSGPGDEVIYAWRSFEAYPIITQISGATSVQVPLTSGDVHDLDAMADAITDRTRLIFVCNPNNPTGTVVRRAELERFLDRVPGDVLVVLDEAYREFIRDPQVPDGVELYRDRPNVCVLRTFSKAYGLAGLRVGFAIAHEPVAAALRKTAVPFGVSQLAQEAAIASLRAEDELLGRVGSLVCERTRVVDGLRAQGWTVPETQANFVWLRLGERTVPFAQACEQAGVVIRPFPGEGVRVTVGETEANDIFLKVAEGFRKEL
- a CDS encoding LacI family DNA-binding transcriptional regulator, giving the protein MTAAGKHQVSRAETSRRGSRPGRAGIRDVAAAAGVSITTVSDALNGKGRLPDATRRHVREVADRLGYRPSAAARTLRTGKSGLIGLTVTTYGDEPFTFTEFAYFAEMARAATSAALARGYALVILPATSRHDVWSNVALDGTVVIDPSDQDSVVSELVRQGLPVVSDGRPAGSLPVTAWVDNDHEAAVLGILDHLADAGARRIGLLTGTTTDTYTHLSTTAYLRWCERVGQDPVYEAYPAHDPCAGAVAADRLLARPDRPDAVYGLFDPNGTDLLAAARRYGLRVPDDLLLVCCSESTVYANTEPPITTLSLKPRRIGTAVVQLLIDAIEGADSDRPVEQVIPTELIVRTSSQRRPPRTTVSPPRSPEGT
- a CDS encoding cytochrome ubiquinol oxidase subunit I; the encoded protein is MDLALAPETLARWQFGITTVYHFLFVPLTISLAALTAGLQTAWVRTEKEKYLRATKFWGKLFLINIAMGVVTGIVQEFQFGMNWSDYSRFVGDVFGAPLAFEALIAFFFESTFIGLWIFGWDKLPKKIHLACIWMVSIGTILSAYFILAANSWMQHPVGYRINEAKGRAELTDFWLVLTQNTALAQVFHTLTAAFLTGGAFMVGIAAFHLVRRKHIPVMKTSLRLGLVTVVVGGLLTAVSGDVLGKIMYQQQPMKMAAAEALWDGEKPAPFSVFAIGDVDKGHNEVAIEIPGLLSFLAKDDFTSYVPGINDVNKAEQEKYGPGDYRPNIPVAYWGFRWMIGFGMTSFAIGLAGLWLTRKKFMLPQHLRVGEDEVPHLVLLPKKALGPTLTKWYWRIAILTLGFPLIASSWGWIFTEMGRQPWVVYGVLQTRHAVSPGVSQAEVITSMIVFTTLYAILAVVEVKLLVKYVKAGPPELTEADLNPPTKIGGDSRDADKPMAFSY
- the cydB gene encoding cytochrome d ubiquinol oxidase subunit II gives rise to the protein MELHDVWFVLIAVLWTGYFFLEGFDFGVGVLTKLLARNRPEKRVLINTIGPVWDGNEVWLLSAGGATFAAFPEWYATLFSGFYLPLLLILVCLIVRGVAFEYRAKRPEENWQRNWETAIFWTSLIPAFLWGVAFGNIVRGVKIDQDFNYAGGVLDLLNPYALLGGLVTLALFTFHGTVFVGLKTVGEIRERARKLALRVGLVTALLALSFLLWTQSDRGDGASLVALAAAVASLAVAMVAARAGREGWAFALSGLTIVATVAMLFLTLFPNVMPSTLNPDWSLTVTNASSSPYTLKIMTWCAGIATPVVLLYQGWTYWVFRKRIGTQHIAETVH
- a CDS encoding cyclophilin-like fold protein — encoded protein: MQTRTPLRLRISWPAGHLTATLDDTPTTHALAKALPFVSTARTWGEEVYFDTGVSVSRETDAREVVEPGTVAFWTDGDALALPYGPTPISRGNECRLASPCNVLGRIDGDPGVLATVRDGDPVRAELVDA
- a CDS encoding metallophosphoesterase family protein yields the protein MVEGSMTQGAGQGPEVERTATLRDFRVPAYVHEAGPYVDSAHSGEVAPPTEETYPEGYTPTERDLPVIHRGDTVQVTVDPEAVAAPQADTGQGPLYVVGDVHGYLDELVAALQDKGLLDAAGHWCAGTARLWFLGDFTDRGPDGIGVIDLVMRLSAEAAAAGGYCKALMGNHELLLLGAKRFGDTPVNSGAGTATFQAAWLLNGGQKTDMDRLQDHHLQWMARLDAVEEVDGHLLVHSDTTAYLDYGRSIEEVNDTVRETLTRNDADEVWDLFRKFTKRFSFRDEGGADAVRSLLDTYGGTRIVHGHSPIPYLLGEVGSEEDEDSTDPVVEGPHVYADGLAIAMDGGVTMAGKLLVQQLPLGT